The proteins below come from a single Streptomyces sp. M92 genomic window:
- a CDS encoding peptidoglycan-binding domain-containing protein, giving the protein MSVTTAIGIAVGGLAAAGTATAAPEPVRQHAASAGAVTPLAVNNLGLSRAQAREWQRLMLKYGFNPGKVDGLLGTQSWRASQGYLNHRGFRAGAEDGILGPDTIRALQRYLNDRGGYRLVVDGIAGPRTKAAFRDHMCAC; this is encoded by the coding sequence GTGAGCGTGACCACCGCGATCGGAATCGCCGTCGGCGGTCTGGCCGCTGCCGGCACCGCCACGGCGGCGCCCGAACCGGTGCGGCAGCACGCGGCGAGCGCCGGGGCCGTCACACCGCTCGCGGTGAACAACCTGGGGCTGAGCAGGGCGCAGGCCAGGGAATGGCAGCGCCTGATGCTCAAGTACGGCTTCAACCCCGGCAAGGTTGACGGGCTGCTCGGCACCCAGAGCTGGAGGGCGTCGCAGGGCTACCTCAACCACCGGGGCTTCAGGGCCGGGGCAGAGGACGGCATCCTCGGCCCCGACACCATCAGGGCGCTGCAGCGCTACCTGAACGACCGCGGGGGCTATCGCCTCGTGGTCGACGGGATCGCCGGACCGCGCACCAAGGCCGCTTTCCGGGACCACATGTGCGCGTGCTGA